In the genome of Dioscorea cayenensis subsp. rotundata cultivar TDr96_F1 unplaced genomic scaffold, TDr96_F1_v2_PseudoChromosome.rev07_lg8_w22 25.fasta BLBR01001155.1, whole genome shotgun sequence, the window ACCCTATTTGGTTATGCCATCAGTTGGAAAGCAACACTTGATCTACGATTGCTTTGTCTACCTTTGAAGCGAGAATACATATCAGCGATAGAAGAGGTGAAGGAAGACATGTGGGTGCGTGGTCTTGTTGATAGTTTGGGTTTTGAATGATGTCTATTATGAAAGATCAAAAGCATATTGATGTACGATTGAACTTCATTCGGGATGTTAGTGAAGACAAAGCGGCTCTCCATAGAGAAAATAGCCACGACAAATAATCCGGCTGAGATATGTTGGCTGAAGCCTTTACTGCGGAAAAGTTGAAGCATAGCTTGGACTTGAGTGAATATCCATACGACGTGAGACCGCTCGGGCGTGGATGGCGAGGGGGATGTTCTTGGTTCTTGATGAATGGGAAAATTCAAAGTCGAGGTGGAGATTTGTTGAAATGCCTTGAATTTCTAATTGATTGTGATTGTAACCCTATCCAAATTATGATTCGAGCCCTAATTTAGGGAGTTAATTCTAAATTAAGATTTCGATGAAAATACTGTGGCGGTCTTTTTGAGCTAGACACTACGTATGATGATCCAGGTTTatgggttatattattttatttttaatttgtatatatatagggtttttaTACATATCGTATGTATGGGTTTTTCCTCGAAAGGGAAGAATAAAAATCTCTATCTTCACTGCGATGGGCGTGGGTCGTATAGAGCCGAGCACATACGATCTCGATGTCTTCTTATCTTAcgtattattgttgtttttggcATAACatgtgaaaataattaataagaaaaactcTGACAGAGAGAaggaaatattatataaaaatggtatataatataaaaccaaagaGTAAAATGTTAATGGCCTTTGACTCCCCTGCAAAGCAAATCAGTTATATGAATACTCGGATGTGGACCTCACAAGAATGTGGAATGGTCAGCGTTTCATGTGTTTTCTGCTAGTTGGACTCATTAATAACACATTGCAACCATCCATCTTGTTGTAATACATCTCTTCTCCATTCCCATTACCATATTTCTCCTTGTCAAttgttctttcttctttaaTGGTGGTCCTTCATTACTACACATATCTCTTGCTCATTAATTCTCTATATATCACCATCCTATATAAAGAACTTCATTGGTTTTTCTatcattgtgtaaatatgttcacataattaatcagaaactgaaaaaagaaaaacttatatTGCATGGACTTACAATATGGGTGCAATTCTTGTTCAATTTTGAAGATTATGTATCtagttttatatttgttataagaTTATAGCaaattataaatcataacaGTGTGATCGAACCATGGGACTTGATATCTTGTTGTGATCCCAAGTGACCACATTCAGAAGCTTAGGCCCTTCCTTGATTTTTATGGTACGCATCTAGATGACCCGGACCTCTGGCACAACTCCATACGCTCGGGGTTGATCTTTAATCCCACTCCCGATATGGGGAGGCTTGAGTATCTTTTCGAGTTGTTTTactgtttttgttcttttttgctttgtgtttaattttgttgttgagGTGCGCTTCATCACTGGTGATTTTGTCTCACCTCGTGTTTGTTactttgttactttttttttattgtttgtttttattctgtttgttttttatttttattttttaataaataaatagtttatccatttttataatatatatatatatataaatcttgctgtgatatttagtgttgaaagtgaAGAAAAGGTTATCTCTTGATTTGTTCATTTTGTCATTGTTGAAGACTTTGATTTATATGATATGTAAAGATATATAAAACTTTCAAAGCCTATAATTCCATTTTTCCGAAAGTGTTGTATTTCAGATCACATGAAATAGAAGATCTACAGCTGATTTTTCAAGATGAATTTCTTCGTGTAATGATGGTTTAATTaacaaaaccaaccaaattaacaaataataataataataataataataataataataataataatagtaacaacaacaaaacaaaaggagaagTATAAAAAGAATGTTAATTATATGGTTAAAAAGGTGCACTAAAGAACCAACATATGTTGCAGCTTGATGCCAAGGCCATTCATGATTAATTACAAATTCTTGAAAAGAGAAGCTCTCCATCAACTTGTGGAAAAGATTGAACGTTTCACCTTCTTCGCTCATTTGCTCCATATTCGGGCACTTCAACAAGCCAATGTAAGCATCAAGATCATGAACACAGGTAGGGTTTTCCATCTCGAAGAAATCAAGAGACAAGCTCAACTCCAACATGTGTATAACATGAGCAACTCCATGGAAGCTCAAACTTTCCCCAAGAACTCTTGAATTTTCATTGAGGAAAACTCCGGGCAGCTTCGTTACCGGGTCATTTACATTCACCACTCTCAAAACTTTAACTCCGAGTTCTTCACACCTCTTCTTGAATTCAAAATTGCCGACTCTAGGCCCCCCGAACGAGTACACTGTGATTTGTATTTCATTATTGCCATCTCTATTCAGCCCAAGTTCAGCAAGATCATAGCCAAGCAAAGTTGCTAAAGAACTACCCAAGCTATGTCCGGCTAAAGTTATACTCATTTCTTCACCTTTATACTTGTTAATCATTCTTGAAATCTCCGACAATAACTGTTGTCTGCAACTCCCTTGGCTGAACTTACATGTGCTATCATCAGAAGTATAAAGATTGAGAAAACCAGTCTCAACCTGAACTTCTAGCCGGGCATCAGTAGGGTCTAACATGGCAGGAGTGAGTGAGCTCATGAAGTTGGCAATCCACTCAGACTGAGTCACCGTTCCCCGGAAAGAAACAAGTATATCTCTTCTGCCCAGTCTCTTTGTTTCCTCATCATTAGAAACCGCGACATAACCGATCCACCGGCCACAGCACGCCGTGCTTTGCATGGGAATGCTGATGTCCGGCGTGGCATAAATATATTTCACAACATTATAGCCTGGTTTCTCCATCCCTACCTTGGCAAACATGTTTTTTCTCCCATACTTGCAATTCAAGTATCGTTTTGAGCCCGGTTCGAGATCGAAAGCCTTGTAACAAGCGCTAACGAACTCACCATACCTCACTATCTCATCTCTGAGTAAAGGATTCAATGGTTCCATTAGATCC includes:
- the LOC120255717 gene encoding LOW QUALITY PROTEIN: phospholipase A1-Ialpha2, chloroplastic-like (The sequence of the model RefSeq protein was modified relative to this genomic sequence to represent the inferred CDS: deleted 3 bases in 2 codons), whose amino-acid sequence is MTKTVTVNTVAVTSLRETKKPEIKPVLASVWKEIQGADDWEDLMEPLNPLLRDEIVRYGEFVSACYKAFDLEPGSKRYLNCKYGRKNMFAKVGMEKPGYNVVKYIYATPDISIPMQSTACCGRWIGYVAVSNDEETKRLGRRDILVSFRGTVTQSEWIANFMSSLTPAMLDPTDARLEVQVETGFLNLYTSDDSTCKFSQGSCRQQLLSEISRMINKYKGEEMSITLAGHSLGSSLATLLGYDLAELGLNRDGNNEIQITVYSFGGPRVGNFEFKKRCEELGVKVLRVVNVNDPVTKLPGVFLNENSRVLGKFELPWSCSCYTHVGVELSLDFFEMENPTCVHDLDAYIGLLKCPNMEQMSEEVPSAPLLAILLFQLLVFSSITLVSATGDQYCAPSSCGNLTNIRYPFRLKDDPPNCGDLNYELTCDHLNHTVLTLLSNSYYVSNITYDDSFYINLVYFKIQVKYVGMEKYNNINNGSCSHLPLPASPLTFSNLSHNKHYMAYKWVTLVNCSKEVKNKSMHHYYNDYDYDDYYYKPMPCLSHNNNSFVYLINGYKSYEIRNLKPSCRFLAMFPGDINGYFSGQQPPDIFKFLAQGFTLNGDIRMLNAIIDCLRRSMR